A section of the Triticum dicoccoides isolate Atlit2015 ecotype Zavitan chromosome 7A, WEW_v2.0, whole genome shotgun sequence genome encodes:
- the LOC119327493 gene encoding transcription factor IBH1-like 1 encodes MKDPNTSTMSFKQAFLKNLLLGLQLQAHTRTSFGNGAMSLHERKRAVKSSVDVAMAAAHGGGARWPKAILVPASSACKVQRCRRTVRRCCRRKRCSGRSGRAGGGDTPGRLVSSRTMALREVIPGGRNSTVDEATLLREAMDYAVHLRSQVDVLRRLSEAVQTSSSSDSDRALRMQP; translated from the coding sequence ATGAAAGATCCTAACACCAGCACCATGTCCTTCAAGCAGGCCTTCCTCAAGAACCTCCTCCTCGGACTGCAGCTCCAGGCACACACGCGCACATCCTTCGGTAACGGCGCCATGAGCCTCCACGAGAGGAAGCGCGCCGTCAAGTCCTCCGTGGACGTCGCCATGGCGGCTGCGCATGGAGGCGGAGCGAGGTGGCCCAAGGCCATCTTGGTACCGGCGTCCAGCGCGTGCAAGGTGCAGAGGTGTAGGAGGACTGTGAGGAGGTGCTGCCGCCGTAAGAGGTGCTCGGGGAGATCAGGCCGCGCCGGTGGTGGCGACACTCCGGGGAGGCTGGTGAGCAGCAGGACCATGGCACTGAGGGAGGTGATACCGGGAGGCCGGAACTCCACCGTCGACGAGGCCACTCTGTTACGCGAGGCCATGGACTACGCCGTGCACCTGCGCTCTCAGGTCGATGTGCTCCGACGGCTCTCGGAAGCCGTGCAAACATCTAGCTCCAGTGATTCTGACCGTGCACTTAGAATGCAGCCATGA
- the LOC119330767 gene encoding tetraspanin-8-like, translating to MARCSNGLLGLLNAGVLVLALVVLGGGIWLSHRASTTDCERFLERPVIALGALLLALSLAGLAGSLCRASCLLWLYLVALFLLIALLLVFTVFAFVVTNRGAGSVVSGRGYKEYRLGEYSTWLQRRVESADNWAKIRSCLRDGGVCQRFGARGESLQQFVTNNLSPIQSGCCKPPTGCNFTYQSETVWAKPTGLNSTNDPDCNTWSNDQRALCYDCQSCKAGVLANLKNDWKKIATVNIIFLIFLIIVYSVGCCAFRNNRRDNSYPAWK from the exons atggcgcggtGCAGCAACGGGCTGCTGGGCCTGCTGAACGCGGGGGTGCTGGTGCTCGCCCTCGTCGTCCTCGGCGGCGGCATCTGGCTGAGCCACCGGGCCTCCACCACCGACTGCGAGCGGTTCCTGGAGCGGCCGGTCATcgcgctcggcgccctcctcctcgcgctctccCTCGCGGGCCTCGCCGGCTCCCTCTGCCGCGCCTCCTGCCTCCTCTGGCTCTAcctcgtcgcgctcttcctcctcatcgcgctcctcctcgtcttcaccgtcttcgccttcgtcgtcaCCAACCGCGGCGCCGGCTCCGTCGTCTCCGGCCGCGGCTACAAGGAGTACCGCCTCGGGGAGTACTCCACCTGGCTCCAGCGCCGGGTCGAGAGCGCCGACAACTGGGCCAAGATCCGCAGCTGCCTCCGCGACGGCGGCGTCTGCCAGAGGTTCGGGGCCAGGGGGGAGTCGCTGCAGCAGTTCGTCACCAACAACCTCTCCCCGATTCAG TCTGGATGCTGCAAGCCCCCAACCGGGTGCAACTTCACCTACCAGAGCGAGACCGTCTGGGCCAAACCTACTGGCCTCAACTCTACCAACGACCCTGACTGCAACACGTGGTCGAATGATCAGAGGGCCCTCTGCTACGACTGCCAGTCATGCAAGGCCGGCGTGCTTGCCAACCTGAAGAACGACTGGAAGAAGATCGCCACCGTCAACATCATATtcctcatcttcctcatcatcGTCTACTCTGTTGGGTGCTGCGCTTTCAGGAACAACAGGCGGGACAACTCGTACCCAGCCTGGAAGTGA